In Prunus dulcis chromosome 1, ALMONDv2, whole genome shotgun sequence, the following are encoded in one genomic region:
- the LOC117627875 gene encoding uncharacterized protein LOC117627875 isoform X1, with the protein MVYALFTSLAQSSFSSFSDSPKLSSSKYQSRGLFLNAHKSFNAKFSPRQSTQLTRLRNIRRSPYICFFNGGGKPKGDLQEKETGEQWQILKRWEVPWEWQTVSLTSLACGLSFVLTGLVETAAIPYLGLRVQDLSIDEKAEILFLDQSITTAAVLAVLYTVASTFQPLPQDVYRYAIAVSDLKDPFSLQKGWLLWAGIGLAGAIAAIAVTGAAASLFRGESPEREKDALVSLLPLIGSSSVSTACLLGITGVLAPILEETVFRGFFMVSMTKWVPTPVAIGISAAVFALAHLTPGEFPQLFVLGVPKHNLSHVLYDLFRLCSGIFICSNSQPFNPHHNTCSLELRSDIASDLPSATRVRYQGIAADNLIGVEFLFH; encoded by the exons ATGGTTTACGCTCTGTTCACATCTCTAGCTCAatcttcattttcaagttTCTCAGACTCACCCAAGCTAAGTTCCTCCAAATACCAAAGCCGTGGCCTTTTTCTCAACGCCCACAAAAGCTTTAACGCCAAGTTTTCTCCACGCCAATCAACCCAGCTTACAAGGCTCAGAAATATCAGAAGGTCGCCTTACATTTGCTTTTTCAATGGCGGAGGAAAGCCCAAAGGCGATTTACAAGAAAAG GAAACTGGAGAGCAGTGGCAGATTTTGAAGCGATGGGAGGTGCCCTGGGAATGGCAAACAGTCTCCTTAACATCACTTGCTTGTGGACTCAG TTTTGTTTTGACAGGATTGGTAGAGACAGCAGCTATACCGTATTTAGGACTTCGAGTTCAAGATTTGAGTATAGATGAAAAGGCAGAGATACTGTTTCTTGATCAAAG TATTACAACTGCAGCTGTACTTGCAGTTCTGTATACTGTTGCCAGCACTTTCCAACCGCTGCCTCAAGACGTTTATCGCTATG CTATTGCTGTTTCAGATTTGAAGGACCCTTTCAGTCTACAGAAGGGGTGGCTTTTGTGGGCAGGGATTGGTCTTGCTGGTGCAATAGCTGCCATCGCAGTGACAGGGGCTGCCGCGTCCTTGTTCAGGGGGGAGAGcccagagagagag AAGGACGCTCTAGTTAGCTTGCTTCCACTGATTGGATCTTCAAGTGTCAG CACTGCTTGCTTGCTAGGCATCACTGGAGTTTTGGCTCCAATTCTTGAGGAAACTGTATTTCGGGGTTTTTTTATGGTCTCCATGACGAAGTG GGTACCTACACCAGTTGCTATTGGAATAAGTGCAGCTGTATTTGCACTTGCACATCTCACTCCGGGAGAGTTTCCACAGCTGTTTGTGCTAG GTGTCCCCAAGCACAATCTATCTCATGTACTGTACGATCTATTTAGGCTCTGCTCTGGGATTTTCATATGCTCAAACTCGCAACCTTTTAACCCCCATCACAATACATGCTCTCTGGAACTCAGGAGTGATATTGCTTCTGACCTTCCTTCAG CTACAAGGGTACGATATCAAGGAATTGCTGCAGACAACCTGATAGGAGTTGagtttctttttcattga
- the LOC117627875 gene encoding uncharacterized protein LOC117627875 isoform X3, producing the protein MVYALFTSLAQSSFSSFSDSPKLSSSKYQSRGLFLNAHKSFNAKFSPRQSTQLTRLRNIRRSPYICFFNGGGKPKGDLQEKETGEQWQILKRWEVPWEWQTVSLTSLACGLSFVLTGLVETAAIPYLGLRVQDLSIDEKAEILFLDQSITTAAVLAVLYTVASTFQPLPQDVYRYAIAVSDLKDPFSLQKGWLLWAGIGLAGAIAAIAVTGAAASLFRGESPEREKDALVSLLPLIGSSSVSTACLLGITGVLAPILEETVFRGFFMVSMTKWVPTPVAIGISAAVFALAHLTPGEFPQLFVLGSALGFSYAQTRNLLTPITIHALWNSGVILLLTFLQLQGYDIKELLQTT; encoded by the exons ATGGTTTACGCTCTGTTCACATCTCTAGCTCAatcttcattttcaagttTCTCAGACTCACCCAAGCTAAGTTCCTCCAAATACCAAAGCCGTGGCCTTTTTCTCAACGCCCACAAAAGCTTTAACGCCAAGTTTTCTCCACGCCAATCAACCCAGCTTACAAGGCTCAGAAATATCAGAAGGTCGCCTTACATTTGCTTTTTCAATGGCGGAGGAAAGCCCAAAGGCGATTTACAAGAAAAG GAAACTGGAGAGCAGTGGCAGATTTTGAAGCGATGGGAGGTGCCCTGGGAATGGCAAACAGTCTCCTTAACATCACTTGCTTGTGGACTCAG TTTTGTTTTGACAGGATTGGTAGAGACAGCAGCTATACCGTATTTAGGACTTCGAGTTCAAGATTTGAGTATAGATGAAAAGGCAGAGATACTGTTTCTTGATCAAAG TATTACAACTGCAGCTGTACTTGCAGTTCTGTATACTGTTGCCAGCACTTTCCAACCGCTGCCTCAAGACGTTTATCGCTATG CTATTGCTGTTTCAGATTTGAAGGACCCTTTCAGTCTACAGAAGGGGTGGCTTTTGTGGGCAGGGATTGGTCTTGCTGGTGCAATAGCTGCCATCGCAGTGACAGGGGCTGCCGCGTCCTTGTTCAGGGGGGAGAGcccagagagagag AAGGACGCTCTAGTTAGCTTGCTTCCACTGATTGGATCTTCAAGTGTCAG CACTGCTTGCTTGCTAGGCATCACTGGAGTTTTGGCTCCAATTCTTGAGGAAACTGTATTTCGGGGTTTTTTTATGGTCTCCATGACGAAGTG GGTACCTACACCAGTTGCTATTGGAATAAGTGCAGCTGTATTTGCACTTGCACATCTCACTCCGGGAGAGTTTCCACAGCTGTTTGTGCTAG GCTCTGCTCTGGGATTTTCATATGCTCAAACTCGCAACCTTTTAACCCCCATCACAATACATGCTCTCTGGAACTCAGGAGTGATATTGCTTCTGACCTTCCTTCAG CTACAAGGGTACGATATCAAGGAATTGCTGCAGACAACCTGA
- the LOC117627875 gene encoding uncharacterized protein LOC117627875 isoform X4, which yields MVYALFTSLAQSSFSSFSDSPKLSSSKYQSRGLFLNAHKSFNAKFSPRQSTQLTRLRNIRRSPYICFFNGGGKPKGDLQEKETGEQWQILKRWEVPWEWQTVSLTSLACGLSFVLTGLVETAAIPYLGLRVQDLSIDEKAEILFLDQSITTAAVLAVLYTVASTFQPLPQDVYRYDLKDPFSLQKGWLLWAGIGLAGAIAAIAVTGAAASLFRGESPEREKDALVSLLPLIGSSSVSTACLLGITGVLAPILEETVFRGFFMVSMTKWVPTPVAIGISAAVFALAHLTPGEFPQLFVLGSALGFSYAQTRNLLTPITIHALWNSGVILLLTFLQLQGYDIKELLQTT from the exons ATGGTTTACGCTCTGTTCACATCTCTAGCTCAatcttcattttcaagttTCTCAGACTCACCCAAGCTAAGTTCCTCCAAATACCAAAGCCGTGGCCTTTTTCTCAACGCCCACAAAAGCTTTAACGCCAAGTTTTCTCCACGCCAATCAACCCAGCTTACAAGGCTCAGAAATATCAGAAGGTCGCCTTACATTTGCTTTTTCAATGGCGGAGGAAAGCCCAAAGGCGATTTACAAGAAAAG GAAACTGGAGAGCAGTGGCAGATTTTGAAGCGATGGGAGGTGCCCTGGGAATGGCAAACAGTCTCCTTAACATCACTTGCTTGTGGACTCAG TTTTGTTTTGACAGGATTGGTAGAGACAGCAGCTATACCGTATTTAGGACTTCGAGTTCAAGATTTGAGTATAGATGAAAAGGCAGAGATACTGTTTCTTGATCAAAG TATTACAACTGCAGCTGTACTTGCAGTTCTGTATACTGTTGCCAGCACTTTCCAACCGCTGCCTCAAGACGTTTATCGCTATG ATTTGAAGGACCCTTTCAGTCTACAGAAGGGGTGGCTTTTGTGGGCAGGGATTGGTCTTGCTGGTGCAATAGCTGCCATCGCAGTGACAGGGGCTGCCGCGTCCTTGTTCAGGGGGGAGAGcccagagagagag AAGGACGCTCTAGTTAGCTTGCTTCCACTGATTGGATCTTCAAGTGTCAG CACTGCTTGCTTGCTAGGCATCACTGGAGTTTTGGCTCCAATTCTTGAGGAAACTGTATTTCGGGGTTTTTTTATGGTCTCCATGACGAAGTG GGTACCTACACCAGTTGCTATTGGAATAAGTGCAGCTGTATTTGCACTTGCACATCTCACTCCGGGAGAGTTTCCACAGCTGTTTGTGCTAG GCTCTGCTCTGGGATTTTCATATGCTCAAACTCGCAACCTTTTAACCCCCATCACAATACATGCTCTCTGGAACTCAGGAGTGATATTGCTTCTGACCTTCCTTCAG CTACAAGGGTACGATATCAAGGAATTGCTGCAGACAACCTGA
- the LOC117627875 gene encoding uncharacterized protein LOC117627875 isoform X6 yields MVYALFTSLAQSSFSSFSDSPKLSSSKYQSRGLFLNAHKSFNAKFSPRQSTQLTRLRNIRRSPYICFFNGGGKPKGDLQEKETGEQWQILKRWEVPWEWQTVSLTSLACGLSFVLTGLVETAAIPYLGLRVQDLSIDEKAEILFLDQSITTAAVLAVLYTVASTFQPLPQDVYRYAIAVSDLKDPFSLQKGWLLWAGIGLAGAIAAIAVTGAAASLFRGESPEREKDALVSLLPLIGSSSVSTACLLGITGVLAPILEETVFRGFFMVSMTKWVPTPVAIGISAAVFALAHLTPGEFPQLFVLGSALGLSYAQTRNLLTPIIIHAL; encoded by the exons ATGGTTTACGCTCTGTTCACATCTCTAGCTCAatcttcattttcaagttTCTCAGACTCACCCAAGCTAAGTTCCTCCAAATACCAAAGCCGTGGCCTTTTTCTCAACGCCCACAAAAGCTTTAACGCCAAGTTTTCTCCACGCCAATCAACCCAGCTTACAAGGCTCAGAAATATCAGAAGGTCGCCTTACATTTGCTTTTTCAATGGCGGAGGAAAGCCCAAAGGCGATTTACAAGAAAAG GAAACTGGAGAGCAGTGGCAGATTTTGAAGCGATGGGAGGTGCCCTGGGAATGGCAAACAGTCTCCTTAACATCACTTGCTTGTGGACTCAG TTTTGTTTTGACAGGATTGGTAGAGACAGCAGCTATACCGTATTTAGGACTTCGAGTTCAAGATTTGAGTATAGATGAAAAGGCAGAGATACTGTTTCTTGATCAAAG TATTACAACTGCAGCTGTACTTGCAGTTCTGTATACTGTTGCCAGCACTTTCCAACCGCTGCCTCAAGACGTTTATCGCTATG CTATTGCTGTTTCAGATTTGAAGGACCCTTTCAGTCTACAGAAGGGGTGGCTTTTGTGGGCAGGGATTGGTCTTGCTGGTGCAATAGCTGCCATCGCAGTGACAGGGGCTGCCGCGTCCTTGTTCAGGGGGGAGAGcccagagagagag AAGGACGCTCTAGTTAGCTTGCTTCCACTGATTGGATCTTCAAGTGTCAG CACTGCTTGCTTGCTAGGCATCACTGGAGTTTTGGCTCCAATTCTTGAGGAAACTGTATTTCGGGGTTTTTTTATGGTCTCCATGACGAAGTG GGTACCTACACCAGTTGCTATTGGAATAAGTGCAGCTGTATTTGCACTTGCACATCTCACTCCGGGAGAGTTTCCACAGCTGTTTGTGCTAG
- the LOC117627875 gene encoding uncharacterized protein LOC117627875 isoform X2, producing the protein MVYALFTSLAQSSFSSFSDSPKLSSSKYQSRGLFLNAHKSFNAKFSPRQSTQLTRLRNIRRSPYICFFNGGGKPKGDLQEKETGEQWQILKRWEVPWEWQTVSLTSLACGLSFVLTGLVETAAIPYLGLRVQDLSIDEKAEILFLDQSITTAAVLAVLYTVASTFQPLPQDVYRYDLKDPFSLQKGWLLWAGIGLAGAIAAIAVTGAAASLFRGESPEREKDALVSLLPLIGSSSVSTACLLGITGVLAPILEETVFRGFFMVSMTKWVPTPVAIGISAAVFALAHLTPGEFPQLFVLGVPKHNLSHVLYDLFRLCSGIFICSNSQPFNPHHNTCSLELRSDIASDLPSATRVRYQGIAADNLIGVEFLFH; encoded by the exons ATGGTTTACGCTCTGTTCACATCTCTAGCTCAatcttcattttcaagttTCTCAGACTCACCCAAGCTAAGTTCCTCCAAATACCAAAGCCGTGGCCTTTTTCTCAACGCCCACAAAAGCTTTAACGCCAAGTTTTCTCCACGCCAATCAACCCAGCTTACAAGGCTCAGAAATATCAGAAGGTCGCCTTACATTTGCTTTTTCAATGGCGGAGGAAAGCCCAAAGGCGATTTACAAGAAAAG GAAACTGGAGAGCAGTGGCAGATTTTGAAGCGATGGGAGGTGCCCTGGGAATGGCAAACAGTCTCCTTAACATCACTTGCTTGTGGACTCAG TTTTGTTTTGACAGGATTGGTAGAGACAGCAGCTATACCGTATTTAGGACTTCGAGTTCAAGATTTGAGTATAGATGAAAAGGCAGAGATACTGTTTCTTGATCAAAG TATTACAACTGCAGCTGTACTTGCAGTTCTGTATACTGTTGCCAGCACTTTCCAACCGCTGCCTCAAGACGTTTATCGCTATG ATTTGAAGGACCCTTTCAGTCTACAGAAGGGGTGGCTTTTGTGGGCAGGGATTGGTCTTGCTGGTGCAATAGCTGCCATCGCAGTGACAGGGGCTGCCGCGTCCTTGTTCAGGGGGGAGAGcccagagagagag AAGGACGCTCTAGTTAGCTTGCTTCCACTGATTGGATCTTCAAGTGTCAG CACTGCTTGCTTGCTAGGCATCACTGGAGTTTTGGCTCCAATTCTTGAGGAAACTGTATTTCGGGGTTTTTTTATGGTCTCCATGACGAAGTG GGTACCTACACCAGTTGCTATTGGAATAAGTGCAGCTGTATTTGCACTTGCACATCTCACTCCGGGAGAGTTTCCACAGCTGTTTGTGCTAG GTGTCCCCAAGCACAATCTATCTCATGTACTGTACGATCTATTTAGGCTCTGCTCTGGGATTTTCATATGCTCAAACTCGCAACCTTTTAACCCCCATCACAATACATGCTCTCTGGAACTCAGGAGTGATATTGCTTCTGACCTTCCTTCAG CTACAAGGGTACGATATCAAGGAATTGCTGCAGACAACCTGATAGGAGTTGagtttctttttcattga